A region of Ictidomys tridecemlineatus isolate mIctTri1 chromosome 4, mIctTri1.hap1, whole genome shotgun sequence DNA encodes the following proteins:
- the LOC101955501 gene encoding peptidyl-prolyl cis-trans isomerase A — translation MVNLTVYFNITVDGQPLDHVSFKLFADKVSKRAENFHALSSGEKIFDLKGFCFHRIIPGFMYQGGDFTHHNGTGSKSIYGEKFDNENFILKHTGPGILFMANAGPNTNGSQFFICTAKTEWLDGNHVVFRKVKEGMNMAEAMECFGFRNGKTSKKITITDWITLNTFDLCLS, via the coding sequence ATGGTCAATCTCACTGTGTATTTCAACATCACTGTCGATGGACAGCCCTTGGATCATGTCTCCTTCAAGCTGTTTGCAGACAAAGTTTCAAAGAGAGCAGAAAATTTTCATGCTTTAAGTAgtggagagaaaatatttgatcttAAGGGTTTCTGCTTTCACAGAATTATTCCAGGATTTATGTACCAGGGTGGTGACTTCACACACCATAACGGCACTGGCAGCAAATCCATCTATGGGGAGAAGTTTGATAATGAGAACTTCATCCTGAAGCATACAGGCCCTGGCATCTTGTTTATGGCAAATGCTGGGCCAAATACAAATGGTTCTCAGTTTTTCATCTGCACTGCCAAGACTGAGTGGTTAGATGGCAATCATGTGGTCTTTAGGAAGGTGAAAGAGGGCATGAACATGGCAGAAGCCATGGAATGCTTTGGGTTCAGGAATGGCAAGACTAGCAAGAAGATCACCATTACTGACTGGATAACTCTTAACACATTTGACTTGTGTTTATCTTAA